GCTTTGCCGCTCGCGCGACGTCGCCGACGATCTGGTGCAGGCGGCCTGCGAAAAGGCGCTTGCCGGCTCCGAACGGTTCGAAGAAGGCACACGCTTCGACGCCTGGATGTTCCGTATCTTGCGCAACCTCTGGATCGACCAGCTCCGCCGCCAGAAGACTGCCGGGCCGACCGAAGAGATCGAGGCGCAGGCGGAGCTCGCTGTTCCCTCCGGCGAGGCCGGTGCGGAAGCACGCATGGCGCTGAAGAGCGTGGCCGCCGCGATCGACGGTCTTGTGCTCGAACAGCGGGAGGTGCTGTTGCTTACCTGCGTAGAGGAGCTTTCCTACAAGGAGGCGGCCGAGGTGCTCGGAATTCCGATCGGCACCGTCATGAGCAGGCTTGCCCGGG
The nucleotide sequence above comes from Ensifer adhaerens. Encoded proteins:
- a CDS encoding RNA polymerase sigma factor; protein product: MTDPTIAFGERLVAFLPNLRRFAISLCRSRDVADDLVQAACEKALAGSERFEEGTRFDAWMFRILRNLWIDQLRRQKTAGPTEEIEAQAELAVPSGEAGAEARMALKSVAAAIDGLVLEQREVLLLTCVEELSYKEAAEVLGIPIGTVMSRLARARKNLAEATGIEPPLARSQDMRGGTR